A part of Saimiri boliviensis isolate mSaiBol1 chromosome 11, mSaiBol1.pri, whole genome shotgun sequence genomic DNA contains:
- the CHIA gene encoding acidic mammalian chitinase isoform X3: MREAFEQEAKQTNKPRLMVTAAVAAGISNIQSGYEIPQLSQYLDYIHVMTYDLHGSWEGYTGENSPLYKYPTDTGSNAYLNVDYVMSYWKDNGAPAEKLIVGFPTYGRTFTLSNPSNTGIGAPTSGAGPAGPYTRESGFLAYYEICTFLKNGATQEWDAPQEVPYAYQGNEWVGYDNVKSFEIKAQWLKQNNFGGAMVWAIDLDDFTGTFCDQGKFPLISILKKALSLQNASCTAPAQPIEPVTAAPSDSGSGSGSGSSSSGGSSGGSGFCAGKANGLYPVANNRNAFWHCLNGVTYQQNCQAGLVFDTSCDCCNWA; this comes from the exons ATGCGTGAAGCTTTTGAGCAGGAAGCCAAGCAGACCAACAAGCCCAGGCTGATGGTCACTGCTGCAGTGGCTGCTGGCATCTCCAACATCCAGTCTGGCTATGAGATCCCCCAGCTGTCACA GTACCTGGACTACATCCATGTCATGACCTACGACCTCCATGGCTCCTGGGAAGGCTACACTGGAGAGAACAGCCCCCTGTACAAATACCCGACGGACACTGGCAGCAACGCCTACCTCAATGTG GATTATGTCATGAGCTACTGGAAGGACAACGGGGCCCCAGCTGAGAAGCTCATCGTTGGATTCCCCACCTATGGACGCACCTTCACCCTGAGCAACCCCTCCAACACTGGAATTGGTGCCCCTACCTCTGGTGCTGGTCCTGCTGGGCCCTACACCAGGGAGTCTGGGTTCTTGGCTTACTATGAG ATCTGTACCTTCTTGAAAAATGGAGCCACTCAGGAGTGGGATGCCCCTCAGGAAGTGCCTTATGCCTATCAGGGCAATGAGTGGGTTGGCTATGACAATGTCAAGAGCTTCGAAATCAAG GCTCAGTGGCTTAAGCAGAACAACTTTGGAGGTGCCATGGTCTGGGCCATTGATCTGGATGACTTCACTGGCACTTTCTGTGACCAGGGCAAGTTTCCCCTAATCTCCATCCTGAAGAAGGCCCTCAGCCTGCAGAATGCAA GTTGCACGGCTCCAGCTCAGCCCATTGAGCCAGTAACTGCTGCTCCCAGCGACAGTGGGAGTGGCAGCGGGAGCGGGAGCAGCAGCTCTGGAGGCAGCTCAGGAGGCAGTGGATTCTGTGCTGGCAAAGCCAACGGCCTCTACCCCGTGGCAAATAACAGAAATGCCTTCTGGCACTGCCTGAATGGAGTCACGTACCAGCAGAACTGCCAGGCCGGGCTTGTCTTCGACACCAGCTGTGACTGTTGCAACTGGGCATAA